From a region of the Notolabrus celidotus isolate fNotCel1 chromosome 14, fNotCel1.pri, whole genome shotgun sequence genome:
- the LOC117825663 gene encoding multiple epidermal growth factor-like domains protein 11, which translates to MFPQQHPCPVGTWSSIVGSQNLSSCWPCPPGLYCNSTGLSQPSGVCDTGHYCLGGGVEGILPCPPGTYSPQIGLSQVEQCLICPAGFYCEDWGLFEPTGLCHAGYYCIAGVNFQNPDGNFSTGVGGACPNGRFCPEGTSLPVPCPQGTYSNSLHLTDTLGCSPCPAGHFCGTSGLTRPSGLCQAGFFCPGGDTTATGSEGGFCPPAHYCPEGGERPVPCPAGTYTNLTGQSVCSRCPAGYFCPEKTGNFTKFPCPPGFYCPDGTRHATQYPCPRGYYNPEPMTQSLDSCLPCPPGHYCEKERLTKVSGKCKAGWFCVSAAWNSQPFDLDNYTNANCLCPATSTGGRCQVGFYCPLGSSEPLACPPGAFCNISGLALPMGPLLPGVLLCRRSH; encoded by the exons ATGTTCCCCCAGCAGCACCCCTGTCCTGTCGGGACCTGGAGCAGCATTGTGGGATCCCAAAACCTGTCCTCTTGCTGGCCCTGCCCTCCAGGACTGTACTGCAACAGTACAGGACTCAGTCAGCCCTCAGGAGTCTGTGACACAG GACACTACTGTCTCGGTGGGGGTGTTGAGGGCATCCTACCCTGCCCTCCTGGCACATATAGTCCTCAGATTGGCCTGAGCCAAGTGGAACAGTGCCTCATCTGTCCAGCAG GGTTTTACTGTGAGGACTGGGGTCTGTTTGAACCCACTGGACTCTGTCATGCTGGTTATTACTGCATAGCAG GTGTGAATTTCCAGAACCCAGATGGTAATTTCAGCACAGGTGTGGGAGGGGCATGTCCAAATGGGAGGTTCTGTCCTGAGGGCACCAGTCTCCCAGTACCCTGTCCACAAGGAACCTACTCCAACAG TCTTCATCTGACAGACACCCTTGGCTGTAGTCCATGTCCAGCGGGTCACTTCTGTGGCACTTCAGGTCTCACTCGTCCATCTGGACTGTGTCAAGCTGGATTCTTCTGCCCAGGGGGGGACACAACAGCCACAG gTTCAGAAGGAGGTTTTTGCCCACCAGCTCATTATTGCCCTGAGGGTGGCGAGAGGCCAGTACCTTGCCCAGCTGGGACCTACACGAACCTCACAGGACAGTCAGTGTGTTCTCGCTGCCCAGCTGGATACTTCTGTCCAGAAAAGACTGGCAACTTTACCAAGTTCCCCTGCCCACCTGGTTTCTACTGTCCTGATG GAACCAGGCATGCCACCCAGTATCCCTGTCCTCGTGGATACTACAACCCAGAGCCAATGACTCAGAGTCTGGACAGCTGCCTGCCTTGTCCTCCAGGACACTACTGCGAGAAAGAAAGGCTGACCAAAGTGTCTGGAAAATGCAAAGCTG GTTGGTTCTGTGTGTCAGCAGCCTGGAACTCCCAGCCTTTTGACCTGGACAATTACACAAATGCCAACTGTCTGTGTCCAGCCACatccacaggggggcgctgCCAGGTTGGCTTTTACTGCCCCTTGGGTAGCTCAGAGCCACTGGCTTGTCCACCTGGAGCGTTTTGTAACATCTCAG GTTTGGCGCTTCCGATGGGTCCCCTGCTCCCCGGGGTACTACTGTGTAGGAGGAGCCACTGA
- the LOC117825664 gene encoding multiple epidermal growth factor-like domains protein 6 has product MCTIQCLLCPAGSYCSDSAMSQPLPCPPGWSSTQGQAQCHSCNDTSSLCGGAVSPRLSQQVHRSSHTIICRPGTYKDTRDESACVVCPIGYYCVGGVAVPCPAGTYGSKEGLQRLTDCAICHAGFYCLEGSSRRPTSQFLCPQGYYCEEGTATPHGSPCPAGTAGEQLGQTSRAACKRCREGRFCPAGSSGPGLPCARGRYCPAGTLEEVICPRGTFTPHQGAISVKDCLKCPAGFYCPEGTSDPVPCPPGSFNPLEGQDELADCRECYAGKACTQVALRAPDVDCMQGFVCPPGSSKPNEPTNACPPGTLSNRSDLTDRSQCQRCPARYACLRGTGGIQRPPLYCFAGHYCPAGTMFPTQYKCPVGTWSGQSGQEAESDCQPCPQGWYCLAGSGAPSGRCSSGHYCPKGTAYGTQFPCQAGTYSIQMGNRRREDCLTCPQGSFCQQGTSKPSPCSPSTFRRLKGGQRLEDCSVCPAGYFCPLSATVNPRVCGAGSFSDEGSVECSPCLQGHYCSNETTSEEAMLSVMVCPPGFLCSQGLARDPQRSATLCPQGFYCPGGGIDPNPIPCPNGTYSESPGLRDASECVQCPDGKYCYSQQPLEQPITRPTGACPHGHYCPPGTGYPYTYPCQAGQYRNNTLGHSGEACVLCPSRHYCNRLGTHLPKICHQGFYCPEGTSTPDPCPEGTYSSRSALSDLSECSPCGGGWYCRGVGLTEPSGVCQERFYCREGAKSATPPDGPTGGLCPAGTYCPLASPSPLPCPPGTFSNSTGLSHPEQCVSCPPGSYCLGSNNTSPTGLCFPGFYCTGGSASPVQNEADEGALTLTRLVLMLCSSVGPVKLGGSAAELVSPSPRVFAIQGITAALEPPLPLL; this is encoded by the exons ATGTGCACTATCCAGTGTCTGCTGTGTCcagcag GAAGTTATTGTTCAGACAGTGCGATGTCGCAGCCACTCCCCTGTCCTCCTGGTTGGTCTTCCACACAAGGACAGGCACAGTGCCACAGCTGTAATGATACATCTTCACTGTGTGGGGGAGCTGTGAGTCCCCGCTTGAGCCAGCAAGTCCACAGGTCCAGTCACACAATCATCTGTCGACCAGGAACGTACAAAGATACAAGGGATGAGTCAGCTTGTGTGGTCTGTCCAATAG GTTATTACTGTGTTGGAGGTGTGGCTGTACCCTGTCCTGCAGGGACTTATGGCTCTAAAGAAGGTCTGCAGAGGCTGACGGACTGTGCGATCTGTCATGCAG GGTTTTACTGTCTGGAAGGCAGCTCAAGGAGACCCACCTCTCAGTTTCTATGCCCACAGGGCTATTATTGTGAGGAGGGCACCGCCACCCCTCATGGGTCACCTTGCCCTGCTGGTACAGCGGGGGAACAACTGGGTCAGACAAGTAGGGCAGCTTGTAAGAGATGCAGAGAAGGACGCTTTTGTCCTGCAG GCTCATCTGGGCCAGGCTTGCCATGTGCGCGGGGGAGATACTGTCCTGCTGGTACCTTGGAAGAAGTTATATGTCCTCGAGGCACCTTCACCCCTCATCAAGGAGCAATAA GTGTGAAGGACTGTCTAAAATGCCCGGCTGGTTTTTACTGTCCTGAGGGGACAAGTGACCCTGTGCCCTGTCCACCAGGCTCCTTCAACCCCTTAGAGGGACAAGATGAGTTGGCTGATTGTAGGGAGTGTTATGCAGGGAAGGCCTGCACCCAAGTTGCTTTGAGAGCCCCTGATGTGGACTGTATGCAAGG GTTTGTGTGTCCCCCTGGTTCCTCTAAACCTAACGAGCCGACTAACGCCTGCCCGCCAGGGACATTAAGCAATCGCAGTGACCTTACTGACCGCTCTCAGTGTCAACGCTGTCCGGCACGCTATGCCTGTCTTCGAG GAACCGGTGGTATCCAGAGACCTCCCCTTTACTGCTTTGCGGGGCATTATTGTCCCGCTGGGACTATGTTTCCCACCCAGTACAAGTGTCCTGTAGGGACGTGGAGTGGTCAGAGTGGACAGGAAGCTGAAAGTGATTGTCAGCCGTGCCCACAGGGATGGTACTGCTTGGCTGGATCTGGAGCGCCGTCAGGTCGATGCAGCTCTGGACACTACTGTCCTAAAG GGACTGCATATGGCACCCAGTTTCCTTGCCAGGCAGGCACTTACAGCATCCAAATGGGCAACAGACGCAGAGAAGACTGTCTGACTTGTCCTCAGGGCTCATTCTGTCAACAGGGAACCTCCAAACCATCCCCCTGCTCACC CTCCACATTTCGCCGTCTGAAAGGAGGTCAGAGGCTGGAGGACTGCTCTGTTTGCCCTGCTGGCTATTTTTGTCCCCTCTCAGCCACTGTCAACCCCAGAGTGTGTGGAGCTGGCAGCTTCTCT GATGAGGGCTCTGTGGAGTGTTCTCCATGCCTGCAGGGCCACTACTGCAGTAATGAGACCACCAGTGAGGAAGCCATGTTGAGTGTCATGGTGTGCCCCCCGGGCTTCCTATGCTCTCAGGGTCTGGCCAGAGACCCCCAACGCTCAGCCACTCTATGTCCTCAAGGCTTTTACTGTCCTGGGGGTGGCATT gaTCCTAACCCGATTCCTTGCCCTAATGGTACCTACAGTGAATCTCCTGGTCTGCGTGATGCCAGCGAGTGTGTGCAGTGCCCTGATGGAAAGTACTGTTACTCCCAGCAGCCTCTGGAACAGCCTATTACGAGGCCT ACAGGAGCATGTCCTCATGGGCACTACTGCCCTCCAGGGACTGGCTACCCCTACACCTACCCCTGTCAGGCAGGCCAGTATAGGAATAACACACTTGGCCACAGTGGAGAGGCGTGTGTTTTGTGTCCATCAAGGCATTACTGCAACAGGCTTGGAACTCACTTGCCAAAAATCTGCCACCAG GGATTCTACTGTCCAGAGGGCACTTCTACTCCTGATCCGTGTCCTGAGGGGACCTACAGTTCTCGCTCAGCTCTCAGTGACTTGTCTGAGTGTTCTCCTTGTGGAGGAGGCTGGTACTGCCGTGGTGTGGGATTAACAGAGCCCTCTGGAGTCTGCCAAGAGCGCTTTTACTGCAGAGAGGGTGCCAAGTCTGCT ACTCCTCCTGATGGACCAACAGGAGGTTTGTGTCCAGCTGGAACTTACTGTCCTCTTGCTTCGCCCTCTCCCCTCCCTTGTCCTCCCGGGACCTTCAGCAACAGCACCGGCCTCAGTCACCCTGAGCAGTGTGTCAGCTGTCCACCAGG tTCCTATTGTTTAGGTTCAAACAACACCTCCCCGACAGGTCTTTGTTTCCCTGGTTTCTACTGCACTGGTGGCTCAGCTTCACCAGTTCAGAACGAGGCAGACGAGGG GGCTCTTACTCTGACCAGACTGGTGTTGATGCTGTGCAGCTCTGTCGGCCCTGTGAAGCTGGGTGGTTCTGCAGCAGAGTTGGTCTCACCAAGCCCCAGGGTCTTTGCAATCCAGGGCATTACTGCAGCTCTGGAGCCTCCACTGCCTCTCCTGTAA
- the LOC117825944 gene encoding uncharacterized protein LOC117825944: MMISVYFIVLFSWTTQDFVTCDNLKMQVDVLTLALGDSPTLNCTYNCSTGFVRGCWTKSSGSSGCLGTPTQCSVFLHLSNVSTEDLKTNYTCYTIATDDVLLPRKTERIIVLQIQGETNWTVTQRTETKNVYLPAEPKDSSEGELTGIKVLATVTVAVATVLAALAAYLCLKRNRHCWSCKGEPLRSRSRLPLPPHSVHAPVKGPQPSQIERVTLRIPTPDNESDTEVPYADIMITVRGVSTPELSQVGYLSPGDHKEWWGDDSRSHLQTSRSADRLHVQLPREVSRKISTNSEYAVITYA; the protein is encoded by the exons ATGATGATCTCAGTTTACTTCATTGTGCTCTTTTCATGGACAACACAAG ATTTTGTGACCTGCGATAATTTGAAGATGCAAGTGGATGTCTTGACTTTAGCATTAGGAGACTCTCCTACGTTGAACTGCACTTACAATTGCTCCACTGGATTTGTTCGTGGCTGCTGGACTAAATCATCGGGTAGCTCTGGCTGTCTCGGGACTCCCACACAATGCTCAGTGTTTCTTCATCTGTCAAATGTGTCCACCGAAGACCTCAAAACAAACTACACTTGCTATACAATAGCAACAGATGATGTTCTGCTTCCGAGAAAAACAGAGCGAATCATTGTACTGCAGATTCAAG GTGAAACTAACTGGACAGTTACCCAAAGGACTGAAACTAAAAATG TGTATCTTCCTGCTGAGCCAAAAGATTCATCTGAAG GAGAGTTAACTGGAATCAAAGTATTAGCAACAGTGACTGTTGCTGTTGCCACAGTGCTTGCAGCATTGGCAGCTTACCTGTGTCTGAAAAGGAACAGACACTGCTGGAGCTGTAAAG GGGAGCCTCTTCGGTCCAGGTCACG CTTGCCATTACCTCCTCACTCCGTCCATGCTCCAGTGAAAG GGCCACAGCCTTCACAAATTGAGAGAGTGACTCTGAGGATTCCAACACCAG ACAATGAGAGTGACACTGAGGTTCCATATGCTGACATAATGATCACTGTGCGAGGAGTCAGTACACCAGAGCTCTCTCAGGTTGGCTACCTGTCCCCCGGAGATCACAAAGAG TGGTGGGGAGATGATTCAAGGTCTCATCTGCAGACCTCACGATCAGCTGACAGACTTCATGTCCAGCTGCCCAGAGAGGTCAGCCGTAAGATCAGCACCAACTCTGAGTATGCCGTCATCACGTACGCCTGA
- the spa17 gene encoding sperm surface protein Sp17, translating to MSVPFSNTHLRIPRGFGTILEGLAREVLRDQPGDIPKYAAQYFDALLRQREESGMDPAEWAAKLEDRFYNNHTFKATGTSQEEKEPEGMLSKEISYESQNEDEASDSAEVSNLSSLQPAVSKEAGSTENTEEEQQEQEVQEENDITRLLAEDKQPIELRGAEVEAQTITTFDEVDSAANENDGSFLPDHDPQQYELEPIDLFRGASGVDVCAQELEEPQVGDENKTTAVSKETRDIEVEEKAEVEDQEEVFLYSGPADVDICATELGGIEKTIEGDTVKYDVHFAEAKSSEPQLETTGEETLLFESDTPKDNHSKAEAEIEIAKVEEEEEEEEEEEDTGDSSGGIHESLAHIEGGLGGNAAPKENSLVEISFEDVPEAQQTREDGEKQPEEADSAAVLDAAFSEMQQGENSEEVTAVETDLNVSNTESDREPEIMVIEKEVNSREEDMEMHEISDIMKEKLKKNNTHLNESDNEREDKDGKNISPLQLTLKADEEKLEDETDHKNENDELISQGKVLQYELTETENSNDPELKNSATLGRLEREEDSTQTKDCSEEDPEIKNAGAENLSSQVLQSNVPTPTADAESETLETSAQLLFKEIDESPRKLIESRPEDTAAEKEVSLKEGTSHTEKLEEEGKMDSCVQERSDAVCEEGSTSYTQNAERLPDDHPGEERLFGSEKDTLEPEGNSSNKEECSRPQEEEDIMDIPLDDPEANRAAAKIQAGFRGHMTRKKMKPEDKTEGEEVSSTGDVLNGSQGDTETGGSGAVERDNTSVPEQ from the exons ATGTCAGTGCCTTTCTCCAACACCCACCTACGGATCCCGCGAGGATTTGGTACCATCCTGGAGGGGCTGGCCAGAGAAGTCCTGCGAGACCAGCCTGGAGATATTCCTAAATATGCTGCACAGTACTTTGATGCTCTTCTTAGACAACGAGAAG AAAGTGGCATGGACCCTGCTGAGTGGGCTGCAAAACTGGAGGATAGATTCTACAACAACCATACATTCAAAGCCACTGGG ACCAGTCAAGAGGAGAAAGAACCAGAGGGGATGCTTTCCAA AGAAATTTCTTATGAATCCCAAAATGAAGATGAAGCCAGTGATTCAGCAGAAGTTTCAAATCTTTCATCTTTACAACCTGCTGTCTCTAAAGAGGCAGGTTCgactgaaaacacagaagaagaacaacaagagCAAGAAGTGCAGGAAGAAAATGATATTACAAGGCTCCTGGCTGAAGACAAACAACCAATTGAACTGAGAGGGGCTGAGGTTGAAGCCCAAACAATAACTACATTTGATGAAGTTGACAGTGCAGCTAATGAAAATGATGGCAGCTTTCTCCCTGACCATGATCCACAGCAGTATGAGTTAGAGCCCATTGACTTGTTCAGAGGGGCTTcaggtgtggatgtgtgtgctcAGGAGTTAGAGGAACCTCAGGTGGGTGATGAAAACAAGACTACAGCTGTATCTAAGGAGACTAGAGATATAGAAGTAGAGGAAAAAGCTGAGGTTGAAGATCAAGAGGAGGTCTTTCTGTATTCAGGGCCAGCTGATGTGGATATTTGTGCAACAGAGCTTGGAGGAATAGAAAAGACAATAGAAGGAGACACTGTGAAATATGATGTACATTTTGCGGAAGCAAAAAGCTCAGAACCCCAACTTGAGACAACTGGTGAAGAAACATTATTGTTTGAATCTGACACCCCCAAGGACAATCATTCAAAAGCAGAGGCTGAGATAGAAATAgcaaaagtagaagaagaagaagaagaagaagaagaagaagaagatactGGGGATTCTTCAGGGGGAATACATGAAAGTTTAGCTCATATAGAGGGGGGTTTAGGTGGTAATGCTGCACCAAAGGAGAATTCTTTAGTCGAGATTAGCTTTGAAGATGTTCCAGAAGCTCAACAGACTAGAGAGGATGGGGAGAAACAGCCGGAGGAAGCGGATTCAGCAGCGGTCTTAGATGCTGCATTTTCAGAAATGCAACAGGGGGAAAATTCTGAGGAGGTTACTGCTGTGGAGACAGACCTAAATGTATCTAATACAGAGAGCGATAGAGAACCTGAGATAATGGTTATTGAAAAAGAAGTTAACTCCAGAGAAGAGGACATGGAAATGCATGAGATATCTGATATAATGAAGGAAAAGTTGAAGAAAAATAACACCCACTTAAATGAAAGTGATAACGAGAGGGAGGACAAAGATGGTAAAAACATATCACCCCTTCAGCTAACCCTGAAGGCAGATGAAGAGAAGCTTGAAGATGAAACTGATCATAAAAATGAGAATGATGAGCTGATAAGTCAAGGCAAAGTCCTTCAATATGAATTAACAGAGACGGAGAACTCAAATGatcctgaattaaaaaacagtgCAACTCTAGGCCGGCTGGAAAGGGAGGAGGacagcacacaaacaaaggATTGTAGTGAGGAAGATCCAGAAATTAAAAATGCTGGTGCAGAAAATCTTTCATCACAAGTATTACAGTCAAATGTACCAACTCCTACAGCTGACGCAGAGAGTGAAACTTTGGAAACAAGTGCTCAACTTCTATTCAAAGAGATCGATGAGAGTCCGAGAAAACTCATAGAGTCCAGGCCAGAAGATACAGCGGCAGAAAAAGAGGTGTCATTGAAGGAGGGAacatcacacacagagaaacttgaggaggaaggaaagatggATTCTTGTGTACAAGAGAGGAGTGATGCAGTGTGTGAAGAGGGCAGCACCAGTTATACTCAGAACGCAGAACGGCTCCCTGATGACCACCCAGGAGAGGAAAGGCTGTTTGGGTCTGAAAAGGACACCTTGGAGCCTGAAGGCAACAGTAGTAACAAG GAGGAGTGCAGCCGGccccaggaggaggaggacatcaTGGACATCCCCCTGGATGACCCTGAGGCCAATAGAGCCGCTGCAAAGATCCAGGCTGGTTTCCGTGGTCACATGACACGCAAGAAGATGAAGCCGGAGGACAAaacagagggggaggaggtgagcagcaCTGGGGATGTGCTCAATGGCAGCCAGGGGGACACAG